A genomic segment from Juglans regia cultivar Chandler chromosome 14, Walnut 2.0, whole genome shotgun sequence encodes:
- the LOC108990124 gene encoding uncharacterized protein LOC108990124 isoform X1 codes for MLAPKLLKEVNICWACDLLSGVFRKSNSDGARLLITTIIGVIFGFFIGASIPSVSLTKINLPSSFISSLDVAITDTHRSTRSKSLESGGSGNFPKIYVPTNPRGAESLPPGIIVPETDLYLRRLWGEPSEDLKKKPKYLVTFTVGLDQRNNINAAVKKFSEDFMIMLFHYDGQTSEWDQFEWSKSAIHVSIRRQTKWWYAKRFLHPDVISAFEYIFIWDEDLGVQHFNGDKYIELVKKHGLEISQPGLEPNNGLTWEMTKRRGDREVHTVTDEKPGWCSDPHLPPCAAFVEIMAPVFSREAWRCVWHMIQNDLVHGWGLDFALRRCIEPAHKKIGVVDSQWIVHQVIPSLGSQGQSENGKAPWEGVRARCRNEWAEFRSRLANSERTYLAQSKKE; via the exons ATGTTAGCTCCGAAATTACTCAAGGAAGTAAATATCTGCTGGGCATGTGACTTGTTGAG TGGAGTTTTTAGGAAATCAAACAGTGATGGTGCTAGGCTTCTAATCACGACAATTATAGGAGTCATCTTTGGGTTTTTTATTGGTGCTTCTATTCCATCTGTTTCTCTAACCAAG ATTAACTTACCTTCAAGCTTTATATCATCTCTTGATGTAGCCATCACTGACACGCATAGATCAACTAGAAGCAAATCTCTTGAAAGTGGTGGTTCTGGCAATTTTCCCAAG ATATATGTTCCAACAAATCCTCGTGGTGCAGAGTCCTTACCTCCAGGAATTATTGTGCCAGAAACTGATCTTTATTTACGCAGATTATGGGGTGAACCCAGTGAG GATCTGAAGAAAAAGCCAAAATACTTGGTTACATTCACTGTTGGTCTTGACCAGAGAAATAATATCAATGCAGCAGTTAAAAAG ttttctgAGGATTTTATGATCATGCTTTTTCATTATGATGGTCAGACGAGTGAATGGGATCAATTTGAGTGGTCCAAGAGTGCAATCCATGTTAGCATCAGGAGACAAACAAAATG GTGGTATGCAAAAAGGTTTTTGCATCCTGACGTTATATCAgcttttgaatatatttttatatgggATGAAGATCTTGGAGTACAACACTTCAATGGAGATAA GTACATTGAGTTGGTTAAGAAACATGGTTTGGAGATCTCTCAACCCGGTCTTGAGCCCAATAATGGTCTAACATGGGAAATGACAAAGAGGAGAGGTGACAGAGAAGTTCACAC AGTTACGGATGAGAAGCCAGGCTGGTGTAGTGACCCACATTTGCCTCCTTGTGCTGc ATTTGTAGAAATTATGGCCCCCGTCTTTTCTCGGGAAGCTTGGCGTTGTGTGTGGCATATGATTCAG AATGATTTGGTGCATGGATGGGGATTGGATTTTGCTCTTAGAAGATGCATAGAG CCTGCACACAAAAAAATTGGGGTTGTTGATTCACAATGGATTGTACATCAAGTAATACCTTCTCTTGGGAGCCAG GGCCAGTCCGAGAATGGGAAAGCTCCATGGGAAGGG GTGAGAGCAAGGTGTAGAAATGAGTGGGCTGAGTTTCGGTCTCGCCTCGCCAATTCAGAGAGGACATACCTTGCTCAAAGCAAGAAAGAGTAA
- the LOC108990124 gene encoding uncharacterized protein LOC108990124 isoform X2, protein MGTTYRSGVFRKSNSDGARLLITTIIGVIFGFFIGASIPSVSLTKINLPSSFISSLDVAITDTHRSTRSKSLESGGSGNFPKIYVPTNPRGAESLPPGIIVPETDLYLRRLWGEPSEDLKKKPKYLVTFTVGLDQRNNINAAVKKFSEDFMIMLFHYDGQTSEWDQFEWSKSAIHVSIRRQTKWWYAKRFLHPDVISAFEYIFIWDEDLGVQHFNGDKYIELVKKHGLEISQPGLEPNNGLTWEMTKRRGDREVHTVTDEKPGWCSDPHLPPCAAFVEIMAPVFSREAWRCVWHMIQNDLVHGWGLDFALRRCIEPAHKKIGVVDSQWIVHQVIPSLGSQGQSENGKAPWEGVRARCRNEWAEFRSRLANSERTYLAQSKKE, encoded by the exons ATGGGGACCACATACCGTAG TGGAGTTTTTAGGAAATCAAACAGTGATGGTGCTAGGCTTCTAATCACGACAATTATAGGAGTCATCTTTGGGTTTTTTATTGGTGCTTCTATTCCATCTGTTTCTCTAACCAAG ATTAACTTACCTTCAAGCTTTATATCATCTCTTGATGTAGCCATCACTGACACGCATAGATCAACTAGAAGCAAATCTCTTGAAAGTGGTGGTTCTGGCAATTTTCCCAAG ATATATGTTCCAACAAATCCTCGTGGTGCAGAGTCCTTACCTCCAGGAATTATTGTGCCAGAAACTGATCTTTATTTACGCAGATTATGGGGTGAACCCAGTGAG GATCTGAAGAAAAAGCCAAAATACTTGGTTACATTCACTGTTGGTCTTGACCAGAGAAATAATATCAATGCAGCAGTTAAAAAG ttttctgAGGATTTTATGATCATGCTTTTTCATTATGATGGTCAGACGAGTGAATGGGATCAATTTGAGTGGTCCAAGAGTGCAATCCATGTTAGCATCAGGAGACAAACAAAATG GTGGTATGCAAAAAGGTTTTTGCATCCTGACGTTATATCAgcttttgaatatatttttatatgggATGAAGATCTTGGAGTACAACACTTCAATGGAGATAA GTACATTGAGTTGGTTAAGAAACATGGTTTGGAGATCTCTCAACCCGGTCTTGAGCCCAATAATGGTCTAACATGGGAAATGACAAAGAGGAGAGGTGACAGAGAAGTTCACAC AGTTACGGATGAGAAGCCAGGCTGGTGTAGTGACCCACATTTGCCTCCTTGTGCTGc ATTTGTAGAAATTATGGCCCCCGTCTTTTCTCGGGAAGCTTGGCGTTGTGTGTGGCATATGATTCAG AATGATTTGGTGCATGGATGGGGATTGGATTTTGCTCTTAGAAGATGCATAGAG CCTGCACACAAAAAAATTGGGGTTGTTGATTCACAATGGATTGTACATCAAGTAATACCTTCTCTTGGGAGCCAG GGCCAGTCCGAGAATGGGAAAGCTCCATGGGAAGGG GTGAGAGCAAGGTGTAGAAATGAGTGGGCTGAGTTTCGGTCTCGCCTCGCCAATTCAGAGAGGACATACCTTGCTCAAAGCAAGAAAGAGTAA